The following proteins are encoded in a genomic region of Burkholderia cepacia:
- a CDS encoding LysR family transcriptional regulator, which yields MKITLDELQAFAAVVDTGSITAAAQQLDLTVSATSRTLARLEEKLKTTLLRRTTRRLELTEEGRAFLQDTRAIIESVENAEEQMLARREMPSGRLRVDAATPFMLHVIVPLVRGYRERFPKVELELNSNEGIIDLLERRTDVAIRIGRLKDSTLHSRRIGNSRLRILASPAYLEAHGQPRKVEDLDKHSLLGFTQPESLNVWPILGTDGEACRIEPDICSSSGETLRQLALEGAGVACLSDFMTAQDREAGRLVQVLARQTLEVEQPIHAVYYRNTAISSRIASFVDYMIEVLGGGSGSSDAPARRKAAWMEPR from the coding sequence ATGAAGATCACGCTCGACGAACTCCAGGCCTTTGCCGCCGTGGTCGACACCGGTTCGATCACCGCCGCGGCCCAGCAACTCGACCTCACCGTGTCGGCGACGAGCCGCACGCTCGCGCGGCTCGAGGAGAAGCTGAAAACCACGCTGCTGCGCCGGACCACGCGCCGGCTCGAACTGACCGAGGAAGGGCGTGCGTTCCTGCAGGACACGCGCGCGATCATCGAATCGGTCGAGAACGCGGAGGAGCAGATGCTCGCGCGGCGCGAGATGCCGTCGGGGCGGCTGCGCGTCGACGCCGCGACGCCGTTCATGCTGCACGTGATCGTGCCGCTCGTGCGCGGCTATCGCGAACGCTTCCCGAAGGTCGAGCTGGAGCTGAACAGCAACGAGGGCATCATCGACCTGCTGGAGCGGCGCACCGACGTCGCGATCCGGATCGGCCGGCTGAAGGATTCGACGCTGCACAGCCGGCGCATCGGCAACAGCCGGCTGCGCATCCTCGCGAGCCCCGCGTATCTCGAAGCGCACGGCCAGCCGCGCAAGGTCGAGGATCTCGACAAGCACTCGCTGCTCGGCTTCACGCAGCCCGAATCGCTGAACGTGTGGCCGATCCTCGGCACCGACGGCGAAGCGTGCCGCATCGAGCCGGACATCTGTTCGTCGAGCGGCGAGACGCTGCGGCAGCTCGCGCTGGAGGGCGCGGGCGTCGCCTGCCTGTCGGATTTCATGACCGCGCAGGATCGCGAAGCGGGGCGGCTCGTGCAGGTGCTCGCGCGCCAGACGCTCGAGGTCGAGCAGCCGATCCATGCGGTGTACTACCGCAATACCGCGATCTCGTCGCGGATCGCGTCGTTCGTCGACTACATGATCGAGGTGCTGGGCGGCGGCAGTGGCAGCAGCGATGCGCCGGCGCGGCGCAAGGCCGCGTGGATGGAGCCGCGGTAG
- the zwf gene encoding glucose-6-phosphate dehydrogenase, translating to MTNQPTQTAADRPVDMIIFGGGGDLAARKLLPALYMAHLHCNLPPETRIIAVGRRDWGIDGYRAFMEEQSRPFIDEKAFDADAWSRFLDLFKYVLIDVNAPEDYLRLAEAARGDAIRVFYLSTSPELFTTICDNLSAAHLVDARSRVVLEKPLGHDLASAKAINNAVGKHFEESQIYRIDHYLGKETVQNLMVLRFGNPIFGPLWQAPNIRSVQITVAETVGVGSRAGFYDHTGALRDMVQNHLLQLLCIVAMEPPVSLDPDAVRDEKLKVLRSLRPMSLSDVARDTVRGQYTAGAVDGQPVKGYLEEDNVPAESRAETFVALRAHINNWRWANVPFFLRTGKRLQRRQSEIVVEFADMPFSIIPTGPRHYGNRLVIQLQPEESIQLQMLAKEPGSGMNMVPVNLNLDLQQAIPERRAEAYERLLIDVIRGRLTHFMRRDELEAAWTWVEPILDGWKQLGDRPRLYTAGTFGPAASSALLARDGMSWAEEA from the coding sequence ATGACGAATCAGCCTACCCAGACCGCGGCCGACCGGCCTGTCGACATGATCATCTTCGGCGGCGGCGGCGACCTGGCCGCCCGCAAGCTGTTGCCCGCGCTGTACATGGCGCACCTGCACTGCAACCTTCCGCCCGAGACGCGCATCATCGCCGTCGGCCGCCGCGACTGGGGCATCGACGGCTATCGCGCGTTCATGGAGGAGCAGTCGCGCCCCTTCATCGACGAGAAGGCGTTCGACGCCGACGCGTGGAGCCGCTTCCTCGATCTCTTCAAGTACGTGCTGATCGACGTGAACGCGCCGGAAGACTACCTGCGGCTCGCCGAAGCGGCGCGCGGCGATGCGATCCGCGTGTTCTACCTGTCGACGTCGCCGGAGCTGTTCACGACGATCTGCGACAACCTGTCGGCCGCGCACCTCGTCGACGCGCGCTCGCGCGTCGTCCTCGAGAAGCCGCTGGGCCACGATCTCGCGTCGGCAAAGGCGATCAACAATGCGGTCGGCAAGCACTTCGAGGAATCGCAGATCTATCGGATCGACCACTATCTCGGCAAGGAAACCGTGCAGAACCTGATGGTCCTGCGCTTCGGCAACCCGATCTTCGGGCCGCTGTGGCAGGCGCCGAACATCCGCAGCGTGCAGATCACGGTGGCGGAAACGGTGGGCGTCGGCAGCCGCGCGGGCTTCTACGACCACACGGGCGCGCTGCGCGACATGGTGCAGAACCACCTGCTGCAGCTGCTGTGCATCGTCGCGATGGAGCCGCCCGTGTCGCTCGATCCGGACGCGGTGCGCGACGAGAAGCTGAAGGTGCTGCGCTCGCTGCGGCCGATGTCGCTGTCGGACGTCGCGCGCGACACCGTGCGCGGCCAGTACACGGCCGGCGCGGTCGACGGCCAGCCGGTGAAGGGCTATCTCGAGGAAGACAACGTGCCGGCGGAGAGCCGCGCGGAAACCTTCGTCGCGCTGCGCGCGCACATCAACAACTGGCGCTGGGCGAACGTGCCGTTCTTCCTGCGCACCGGCAAGCGGCTGCAGCGCCGCCAGTCGGAAATCGTGGTCGAGTTCGCCGACATGCCGTTCTCGATCATCCCGACCGGCCCGCGCCATTACGGCAACCGCCTCGTGATCCAGCTCCAGCCGGAAGAGTCGATCCAGTTGCAGATGCTCGCGAAGGAACCGGGCAGCGGGATGAACATGGTGCCGGTCAACCTGAACCTCGACCTGCAGCAGGCGATTCCGGAGCGGCGCGCGGAAGCGTACGAACGGCTGCTGATCGACGTGATCCGCGGCCGCCTCACGCACTTCATGCGTCGCGACGAACTCGAAGCCGCCTGGACGTGGGTCGAGCCGATCCTCGACGGCTGGAAGCAGCTCGGCGACCGGCCGCGCCTGTACACGGCCGGCACGTTCGGACCCGCCGCTTCGTCGGCGCTGCTCGCGCGCGACGGGATGTCCTGGGCCGAAGAGGCGTAA
- a CDS encoding TetR/AcrR family transcriptional regulator — MARPRSPDKHEAILAAAARALAEDGATATTARIARLAGVAEGTVFTYFETKDALLNALYLSLKAEMREAMVTGFPEHAPVEQAVRHAWNGYVSWGVANPDGRRALQQLGVSGRIDDAHRAAGAEGFGGINALLREQVAASGALNRDEAYGFCAALFMSIAETAMESIARDPARADAYRESGFRALWAVLHAV; from the coding sequence GTGGCCCGACCGCGCAGCCCCGACAAGCACGAAGCCATCCTCGCCGCCGCCGCCCGCGCGCTCGCCGAGGATGGCGCGACCGCGACGACCGCGCGCATCGCGCGGCTCGCCGGCGTGGCGGAAGGCACGGTGTTCACGTACTTCGAGACCAAGGATGCGTTGCTGAACGCGCTTTACCTCAGCCTGAAGGCCGAGATGCGCGAGGCGATGGTGACCGGGTTTCCGGAGCACGCGCCGGTCGAGCAGGCCGTGCGGCATGCGTGGAACGGCTATGTGTCGTGGGGCGTCGCGAATCCGGACGGGCGGCGCGCGCTGCAGCAACTCGGCGTGAGCGGGCGCATCGACGACGCGCATCGCGCGGCCGGCGCCGAAGGCTTCGGCGGAATCAACGCATTGCTGCGCGAGCAGGTTGCTGCGTCGGGCGCGCTGAACCGCGACGAGGCGTATGGGTTCTGCGCGGCGCTGTTCATGTCGATCGCGGAAACGGCGATGGAGTCGATTGCGCGCGATCCGGCGCGGGCCGATGCATACCGGGAATCCGGGTTTCGTGCGTTGTGGGCCGTGCTGCACGCGGTGTGA
- a CDS encoding SDR family NAD(P)-dependent oxidoreductase: MSKVWLVTGAARGLGRAISEAVLAAGDRLVAGARDPARLADLVERYGDRLLPVELDVTDEAAAARAVAAARAAFGRIDVLVNNAGYGHTAPFEQMGADDFRDQIETNLFGVVNLTRAVLPTLRAQRAGHIFQVSSVGGRTSMAGLSAYQAAKWAVGGFSDVLAKEVAPFGVRVCTLEPGGMRTDWAAEAKRGIDDLLPDYQPSVGTMLDLLGAYGGHEAGDPVRIATLIVDLSRRDDVPLRLLLGGDALFVCEQAETQRAEEAARWRDATLSTMFPDAKLPDGLDALKAID, translated from the coding sequence ATGTCGAAAGTCTGGTTGGTAACGGGGGCCGCGCGCGGCCTGGGGCGAGCGATTTCGGAAGCGGTTCTCGCGGCGGGCGACCGGCTGGTGGCAGGCGCACGCGATCCCGCGCGGCTGGCCGATCTGGTCGAGCGTTATGGCGACCGGCTGCTGCCGGTCGAACTCGACGTCACCGACGAAGCGGCGGCCGCGCGGGCGGTCGCGGCGGCACGTGCGGCGTTCGGCCGTATCGACGTACTGGTGAACAACGCGGGTTACGGCCATACGGCGCCGTTCGAGCAGATGGGCGCCGACGACTTCCGCGACCAGATCGAAACGAACCTGTTCGGCGTGGTCAACCTGACGCGCGCGGTGTTGCCGACGCTGCGCGCGCAGCGTGCGGGGCACATCTTCCAGGTGTCGTCGGTCGGCGGGCGCACGTCGATGGCCGGGTTGTCCGCGTATCAGGCGGCGAAGTGGGCGGTCGGCGGCTTCAGCGACGTGCTCGCGAAGGAAGTCGCGCCGTTCGGCGTGCGCGTGTGCACGCTCGAGCCGGGCGGGATGCGTACCGACTGGGCGGCGGAGGCGAAGCGCGGCATCGACGATCTGCTGCCCGACTATCAGCCGTCGGTCGGGACGATGCTCGACCTGCTCGGCGCGTACGGTGGCCACGAGGCCGGCGATCCCGTGCGGATCGCGACGCTGATCGTCGACCTGTCGCGCCGCGACGACGTGCCGCTGCGTCTGCTGCTCGGCGGCGATGCGCTGTTCGTGTGCGAGCAGGCGGAAACGCAGCGCGCGGAAGAAGCGGCGCGGTGGCGCGATGCGACGCTGTCGACGATGTTCCCGGATGCGAAGCTGCCGGACGGGCTGGATGCACTGAAGGCGATCGACTGA
- a CDS encoding LysR substrate-binding domain-containing protein encodes MQTLRAFEATGRLLSMTLAAEELHVTHGAVSRHIKHLETHLGVALFQRLTRRIVLTEAGAAFLLDVSRTLGDLTKAADRLRAHDSPDSVTRLKINASVSFANKWLAPRLHRFKALHPELDIHLDVTDTHVDLNEGEADVAIRYGSGRYPRVLAERILEETVTPVCSPAYRAKMGGLASVERIVGCTLLHEDRMLANWEQWFALAGIRSARSDRGPAYSHGSIAIEAAIRGEGIALGRSVIVADDVAAGRLVAPFPQYALRAERGHDLVYRIGSRDDPKVCALRDWLADEIRVFLGQTG; translated from the coding sequence TTGCAAACGCTGCGCGCCTTCGAGGCGACCGGCCGGCTGTTGAGCATGACGCTGGCCGCCGAGGAACTGCACGTCACGCATGGCGCGGTGAGCCGGCACATCAAGCATCTCGAAACCCATCTCGGCGTCGCGCTGTTCCAGCGCCTGACGCGGCGCATCGTGCTGACCGAGGCCGGCGCTGCGTTCCTGCTCGACGTGAGCCGCACGCTGGGCGACCTGACGAAGGCAGCCGACCGGTTGCGCGCGCACGATAGCCCCGACAGCGTCACGCGGCTGAAGATCAACGCGAGCGTGTCGTTCGCGAACAAGTGGCTCGCACCGCGGCTGCACCGGTTCAAGGCGTTGCATCCGGAACTCGACATCCATCTCGACGTAACCGACACGCATGTGGATCTGAACGAAGGCGAAGCCGATGTCGCGATTCGGTACGGCAGCGGGCGCTATCCGCGCGTGCTGGCCGAGCGGATTCTCGAAGAAACGGTGACACCCGTCTGCAGTCCTGCGTATCGCGCGAAGATGGGCGGGCTCGCTTCGGTGGAGCGCATCGTCGGCTGCACGCTGCTGCACGAGGACCGGATGTTGGCGAACTGGGAGCAGTGGTTCGCGCTCGCCGGCATCCGCAGCGCACGCAGCGATCGCGGGCCGGCGTACAGCCACGGGAGCATCGCGATCGAGGCGGCGATTCGCGGCGAGGGCATCGCGCTCGGGCGCAGCGTGATCGTCGCGGACGACGTCGCCGCCGGGCGTCTTGTCGCGCCGTTCCCTCAGTACGCGCTGCGGGCCGAGCGCGGGCACGATCTGGTGTACCGGATCGGCAGCCGGGACGATCCGAAGGTGTGCGCGTTGCGCGACTGGCTCGCGGACGAGATTCGCGTGTTTCTCGGGCAAACGGGCTGA
- a CDS encoding M20 aminoacylase family protein: MTTDVRFTAIEDLMPAAGGLREIRHHIHHHPELAYEEHDTAALVADKLEQWGWQVTRGVGKTGVVGTLRVGDGTRSIGIRADMDALPIVEATGLPYASGTHGKMHACGHDGHTTMLLGAAQHLAKTRNFSGTVHLYFQPAEEHGVDSGAKKMIDDGLFERFPCDAVFGMHNHPGAAPGVFLTRRGPFMSAGDKAIITIEGVGGHAARPHLTVDPVVVAASIVMALQTIVARNVDPAQPAVVTVGSMHAGTANNVIPNGARLELSVRSFSPEVRALLKRRIVELAETQAASYGATANVEYIEGYPVVVNSDAETDFAAQVARELVGDAHVVEQSDLLMGSEDFAFMLQQRPGSFVRLGNGEGEDGCMVHNPKYDFNDRNLPIGAAYWTRLVERYLGQ, from the coding sequence ATGACCACCGACGTCCGCTTCACCGCAATCGAGGATCTGATGCCCGCCGCCGGCGGGCTGCGCGAGATCCGTCACCACATCCATCACCATCCCGAACTCGCGTACGAAGAGCACGACACGGCCGCGCTCGTCGCGGACAAGCTCGAGCAATGGGGCTGGCAGGTGACGCGCGGGGTCGGCAAGACGGGCGTCGTCGGCACGCTGCGCGTAGGCGACGGCACGCGCAGCATCGGCATTCGCGCCGACATGGATGCGCTGCCGATCGTCGAGGCGACCGGCCTGCCGTATGCGAGCGGCACGCACGGCAAGATGCACGCGTGCGGCCACGACGGCCACACGACGATGCTGCTCGGCGCCGCGCAGCATCTCGCGAAGACGCGCAACTTCTCCGGCACCGTGCACCTGTATTTCCAGCCGGCGGAAGAGCACGGCGTCGACAGCGGCGCGAAGAAGATGATCGACGACGGCCTGTTCGAACGCTTCCCGTGCGACGCCGTGTTCGGCATGCACAACCATCCGGGCGCGGCTCCCGGTGTGTTCCTCACGCGGCGCGGCCCGTTCATGTCGGCCGGCGACAAGGCGATCATCACGATCGAGGGCGTCGGCGGCCATGCGGCGCGGCCGCACCTGACGGTCGATCCGGTCGTCGTCGCGGCGAGCATCGTGATGGCGCTGCAGACGATCGTCGCGCGCAACGTCGACCCCGCGCAGCCGGCGGTCGTCACGGTCGGCTCGATGCACGCGGGCACCGCGAACAACGTGATTCCGAACGGCGCGCGCCTCGAACTCAGCGTGCGATCGTTCAGCCCCGAAGTCCGCGCGCTGCTCAAACGCCGCATCGTCGAGCTGGCCGAGACGCAAGCCGCGAGCTATGGCGCAACCGCCAACGTCGAGTACATCGAAGGCTACCCGGTCGTCGTCAATTCGGATGCCGAAACGGATTTCGCCGCGCAGGTCGCACGCGAACTCGTCGGCGACGCGCACGTGGTCGAGCAGTCCGACCTGCTGATGGGCAGCGAAGATTTCGCGTTCATGCTGCAGCAGCGGCCGGGCTCGTTCGTGCGGCTTGGCAACGGCGAAGGCGAGGACGGCTGCATGGTGCACAACCCGAAGTACGACTTCAACGATCGCAACCTGCCGATCGGCGCGGCGTACTGGACGCGTCTCGTGGAGCGTTACCTCGGGCAGTGA
- a CDS encoding MFS transporter: protein MQKDHLALHPASTGAAETSAPGAPAVTRRGAIAAAVIGNWLEFFDFTVYGFFAVLIGKLFFPSSDATTSLLLSVATFAAGFFTRPLGSVVLGVYADRKGRKAALNLTIMLMALGTGLIAIAPTYAQVGVAAPLLVVFARLLQGFSQGGEFGAATTTLLEQGGTSRRAFRASWQLATQGGAALMGSGFAALLSNTMTKDALESWGWRLPFLVGVLIAPVGMYLRRRLADDAPGDSHHGIERGVLHELFSKHTRTVLLLMLTVMGGTVSTYILTFYMPTYAIHTLGLPMKLSMFVGVASGCVMLVTCPLFGWLSDTLGSRRLPIFVGRGVLVLLLFPAFWLMNHHPTLSVILPLTALMLLFYSLGSASEMALMCESLPRHVRATGISIAYALAVTIFGGTAQLIATWLVKTTGSKLAPAGYVAACVVLSLIAVAMLRETAQESLD from the coding sequence ATGCAGAAAGACCATCTCGCGCTGCACCCCGCGTCGACGGGGGCCGCCGAAACCAGCGCGCCCGGCGCGCCTGCCGTCACGCGGCGCGGCGCGATCGCCGCGGCCGTGATCGGCAACTGGCTGGAGTTCTTCGATTTCACCGTGTACGGGTTCTTCGCGGTGCTGATCGGCAAGCTGTTCTTCCCGTCGAGCGACGCGACCACGTCGCTGCTGCTGTCGGTCGCGACGTTCGCCGCCGGCTTCTTCACGCGGCCGCTCGGCAGCGTCGTGCTGGGCGTCTACGCCGACCGCAAGGGACGCAAGGCCGCGCTGAACCTGACGATCATGCTGATGGCGCTCGGCACGGGGCTGATCGCGATCGCACCGACCTATGCGCAGGTCGGCGTGGCCGCGCCGCTGCTCGTCGTGTTCGCGCGGCTGCTGCAGGGCTTCTCGCAGGGCGGCGAATTCGGCGCGGCGACGACGACGCTGCTCGAACAGGGCGGCACATCGCGCCGCGCGTTCCGCGCCAGCTGGCAGCTCGCGACGCAGGGCGGCGCCGCGCTGATGGGCTCGGGCTTCGCGGCGCTGCTGTCGAACACGATGACGAAGGACGCGCTGGAAAGCTGGGGCTGGCGGCTGCCGTTCCTCGTCGGCGTGCTGATTGCGCCGGTCGGCATGTATCTGCGCCGCCGGCTCGCGGACGACGCACCCGGCGACAGCCATCACGGGATCGAGCGCGGCGTGCTGCACGAGCTGTTCTCGAAGCACACGCGCACGGTGCTGCTGCTGATGCTCACGGTGATGGGCGGCACGGTGTCGACCTACATCTTGACGTTCTACATGCCGACTTACGCGATCCACACGCTCGGCCTGCCGATGAAGCTGTCGATGTTCGTCGGCGTCGCGTCGGGCTGCGTGATGCTGGTGACGTGCCCGTTGTTCGGCTGGCTGTCGGATACGCTCGGCAGCCGGCGCCTGCCGATCTTCGTCGGTCGCGGCGTGCTGGTCCTGCTGCTGTTCCCGGCGTTCTGGCTGATGAACCATCACCCGACGCTGTCGGTGATCCTGCCGCTGACCGCGCTGATGCTGCTGTTCTATTCGCTCGGCTCGGCATCGGAAATGGCGCTGATGTGCGAGTCGCTGCCGCGCCACGTGCGGGCGACCGGCATCTCGATCGCGTATGCGCTCGCGGTGACGATCTTCGGCGGCACCGCGCAGCTGATCGCGACCTGGCTCGTGAAGACGACCGGCAGCAAGCTCGCGCCGGCCGGCTACGTGGCAGCGTGCGTGGTGCTGTCGTTGATCGCGGTCGCGATGCTGCGCGAGACGGCCCAGGAGTCGCTGGACTGA
- a CDS encoding LysR family transcriptional regulator encodes MAFTLSQLRIFQAVVEHGSLRAAARALDLAQSGVTQQLQSLEATLGATLLTRTNRGIVPTAVGQRLLARSGSILGECEQVEREIRQLSGAYEGTVTLGLVTEPLIDAFAPVLTAFRARFDKVDVHLRTGTSRMMVGWLRESAVDFAIALVAKQTDTTDLAVTPLRASAPVVVCRHGHPAMHAQSLAELAGYAWVSTRSPNLSADPVVNRLLAYFDAHGQPPPKVLATVEGMFETLQIVTQTDSLALETEAITRHGPFAGALAKVPVREQAESQDICLLQRAAVPLTPAAQELAAMLASYLRMVRGR; translated from the coding sequence ATGGCGTTCACGCTGTCCCAGCTCCGCATCTTCCAGGCCGTCGTCGAGCACGGCAGCCTGCGCGCCGCCGCACGCGCGCTCGATCTCGCGCAAAGCGGCGTCACGCAGCAGCTGCAGAGCCTCGAGGCGACGCTCGGCGCGACGCTGCTCACGCGCACCAATCGCGGGATCGTACCGACGGCCGTCGGCCAGCGGTTGCTCGCGCGCTCCGGTTCGATCCTCGGTGAATGCGAACAGGTCGAACGGGAAATCCGTCAGCTGAGCGGCGCGTACGAGGGCACCGTCACGCTCGGGCTCGTGACCGAGCCGCTGATCGACGCGTTCGCGCCGGTGCTGACCGCGTTTCGCGCGCGCTTCGACAAGGTCGACGTGCACCTGCGCACCGGCACGTCGCGGATGATGGTCGGCTGGCTGCGCGAAAGCGCGGTCGATTTCGCGATCGCGCTGGTCGCGAAGCAAACTGACACGACCGATCTCGCGGTCACGCCGCTGCGTGCATCGGCGCCGGTGGTCGTCTGCCGCCACGGGCATCCCGCGATGCACGCGCAATCGCTCGCCGAGCTGGCCGGCTACGCATGGGTTTCCACGCGCTCGCCGAACCTGAGCGCCGACCCGGTCGTGAACCGGCTGCTCGCCTACTTCGACGCGCACGGCCAGCCGCCGCCGAAAGTTCTCGCCACTGTCGAAGGAATGTTCGAGACGCTGCAGATCGTCACGCAGACCGATTCCCTCGCGCTCGAAACCGAGGCCATCACGCGCCACGGGCCGTTCGCCGGCGCGCTCGCGAAGGTGCCCGTGCGCGAGCAGGCCGAATCGCAGGACATCTGCCTGCTGCAGCGCGCGGCCGTGCCGCTGACGCCGGCCGCGCAGGAACTCGCAGCGATGCTCGCGTCGTACCTGCGGATGGTGCGCGGGCGGTAG
- a CDS encoding transporter substrate-binding domain-containing protein translates to MKRFLAPLVSLCLGLAATSAFALDAHVVRLGIDPTYPPMDAKAPDGSLKGFDVDLGNEICRRAQLRCQWVELEFSGMIPALQARKIDAILSSMAITEKREKQILFSSKLFRFKSRLVARPDLGLGSTTASLAGKRVGVQSGTQFESWALAHWATAGVSVVPYKSQDDVFADLVNGRLDAALLGTVEADYGFLRQPRGKGFAFVGAPLDMGDRGVGIGMRQSDTVLKASIDGAIASMLKDGTYDRIAKRYFDFNPYGD, encoded by the coding sequence ATGAAACGTTTTCTCGCCCCGCTCGTTTCCCTGTGCCTTGGCCTGGCTGCCACGTCCGCGTTTGCGCTCGACGCGCACGTCGTGCGGCTCGGCATCGACCCGACCTATCCGCCGATGGACGCGAAGGCGCCCGACGGCAGCCTGAAGGGCTTCGACGTCGATCTCGGCAACGAGATCTGCCGCCGCGCGCAGTTGCGCTGCCAGTGGGTCGAGCTCGAGTTTTCCGGGATGATCCCGGCGCTGCAGGCGCGCAAGATCGACGCGATCCTGTCGTCGATGGCAATCACCGAGAAGCGCGAGAAGCAGATCCTGTTCTCGTCGAAGCTGTTCCGCTTCAAGTCGCGGCTCGTCGCGCGGCCCGACCTTGGGCTCGGCAGCACGACCGCATCGCTGGCCGGCAAGCGCGTCGGCGTGCAGTCGGGCACGCAGTTCGAATCGTGGGCGCTCGCGCACTGGGCGACGGCCGGCGTGAGCGTGGTGCCGTACAAGAGCCAGGACGACGTGTTCGCCGATCTCGTGAACGGCCGCCTCGATGCTGCGCTGCTCGGCACGGTGGAAGCCGACTACGGGTTCCTGCGCCAGCCGCGCGGCAAGGGCTTCGCGTTCGTTGGCGCACCGCTCGACATGGGCGATCGCGGCGTCGGCATCGGCATGCGGCAATCCGATACGGTGCTGAAGGCGTCGATCGACGGCGCGATCGCGTCGATGCTGAAGGACGGCACGTACGACCGGATCGCCAAGCGGTACTTCGATTTCAACCCGTACGGCGACTGA
- a CDS encoding succinylglutamate desuccinylase/aspartoacylase family protein produces the protein MQIRTTPLLSPSIGTQRTLTSFHFGPADSGRKIYLQAALHADETPAMLAAFVLKQRLARLDAEGRLAAEIVLVPVSNPVGLNHHLLGQFIGRFDLASGRNFNRGFLPLAEIAARARDRLGDDGERNRAIVRECVGAALDDIAPRTEFDALQLALLKLSHDADVVVDLHCSLEAVMHVYTSDTAWPDIEPLARYLGAEVSLLAEDSGGHAFDDAHHLLWSQLRQHLPEGTPMAAGTVAVTVECRGQRDVTYEYAERDAGALVDYLVWRGAVHGERTPLPPLAAPATPLAGSEQFYAPVSGILVHRAAIGATIRAGDALFDIVDPLTDAITTISSGTDGVFYMRRAIRFVTAGAPLGRVTGTVPVRKGMLLGA, from the coding sequence ATGCAGATTCGCACCACGCCGCTCCTGTCGCCGTCGATCGGCACGCAGCGCACGCTGACGAGCTTTCATTTCGGGCCGGCCGATTCCGGCCGCAAGATCTACCTGCAGGCCGCACTGCACGCGGACGAGACGCCCGCGATGCTCGCGGCGTTCGTGCTGAAGCAGCGCCTCGCGCGGCTCGATGCCGAAGGCCGGCTCGCGGCCGAGATCGTGCTCGTGCCGGTGTCGAATCCGGTCGGCCTCAATCATCATCTGCTCGGGCAGTTCATCGGCCGTTTCGACCTCGCAAGCGGCCGCAACTTCAATCGCGGCTTCCTGCCGCTCGCGGAGATCGCCGCGCGGGCGCGCGACCGGCTCGGCGACGACGGCGAACGCAATCGCGCGATCGTGCGCGAATGCGTCGGCGCGGCGCTCGACGACATCGCGCCGCGTACCGAATTCGACGCGCTGCAGCTTGCACTGCTGAAGCTGTCGCACGACGCGGACGTCGTGGTCGACCTGCATTGTTCGCTCGAAGCAGTGATGCACGTGTACACGAGCGATACCGCATGGCCGGACATCGAGCCGCTCGCGCGTTATCTCGGTGCGGAGGTGTCGCTGCTCGCCGAGGATTCGGGCGGACATGCGTTCGACGATGCGCATCACCTGCTGTGGTCGCAGTTGCGGCAGCATTTGCCGGAAGGCACGCCGATGGCGGCCGGCACGGTGGCCGTGACGGTCGAGTGCCGTGGTCAGCGCGACGTGACGTATGAGTACGCTGAACGCGATGCCGGCGCGCTCGTCGACTATCTCGTGTGGCGCGGCGCGGTGCACGGCGAACGAACGCCGCTGCCGCCGCTGGCCGCACCGGCCACGCCGCTCGCGGGCAGCGAGCAGTTCTACGCACCGGTGAGCGGGATCCTCGTGCATCGCGCGGCGATCGGCGCGACGATCCGCGCCGGCGATGCGCTGTTCGATATCGTCGATCCGCTGACGGATGCGATCACGACGATTTCGAGCGGTACCGACGGCGTGTTCTACATGCGCCGCGCGATACGTTTCGTGACGGCCGGCGCACCGCTCGGCCGCGTGACGGGTACGGTGCCGGTGCGCAAGGGGATGTTGCTCGGGGCGTGA